One part of the Streptomyces nigra genome encodes these proteins:
- a CDS encoding NAD(P)H-hydrate dehydratase, which translates to MRTAYGVETVRAAERELMARLPEGALMQRAAAGLAAACADLLGRVYGSRVVLLVGSGDNGGDALYAGARLARRGAGVTAVLLSPERAHPGGLAALRKAGGRSVGADAGAELVERADLVVDGIVGIGGKGGLRPEAAALAHAAERARVPVVAVDLPSGVDADTGEVHGTATRADLTVTFGTHKPGLLIDPAREHAGVVRLVDIGLTLPHDAVELEALQHADVARLLPVPAAESDKYRRGVVGIAAGSARYPGAAVLAVSGALRGGAGAVRYVGPAADAVIARFPETLVSDRGPAKAGRVQAWVVGPGAGDDAATVAEVLAADVPVLIDADGLRLADREAVRARTAPTLMTPHAGEAAALLGVTREEVEAARLTSVRELAARYEATVLLKGSTTLVAGAGGTGPVRVNPTGTSWLATAGSGDVLSGLAGSLLAAGLAPLDAASAGAYLHGLSGRFAADGAPVGAHDVAEGIPEAWRDVVG; encoded by the coding sequence ATGCGGACTGCGTACGGCGTGGAGACGGTAAGGGCGGCCGAACGGGAGCTGATGGCACGGCTCCCCGAGGGGGCGCTGATGCAGCGGGCGGCGGCCGGACTCGCCGCGGCCTGCGCGGACCTGCTGGGCCGGGTGTACGGCAGCCGGGTGGTGCTGCTCGTCGGCAGCGGCGACAACGGCGGCGACGCCCTGTACGCCGGTGCCCGGCTGGCCCGGCGCGGAGCCGGCGTCACGGCGGTGCTGCTCTCCCCGGAGCGGGCGCACCCGGGCGGCCTGGCCGCGCTGCGGAAGGCGGGCGGGCGGAGCGTCGGCGCCGACGCGGGCGCGGAGTTGGTCGAACGCGCCGACCTCGTCGTGGACGGCATCGTAGGGATCGGCGGCAAGGGCGGGCTGCGCCCCGAGGCGGCGGCGCTGGCGCACGCGGCGGAGCGGGCCCGGGTGCCGGTGGTCGCGGTGGACCTGCCGAGCGGTGTGGACGCCGACACGGGCGAGGTGCACGGGACGGCGACGCGGGCGGACCTCACGGTCACGTTCGGCACGCACAAGCCGGGGCTGCTGATCGACCCGGCCCGCGAACACGCCGGTGTGGTGCGGCTGGTCGACATCGGGCTGACGCTGCCGCACGACGCGGTGGAACTGGAGGCGCTGCAACACGCGGACGTGGCGCGTCTGTTGCCGGTGCCTGCGGCGGAGTCCGACAAGTACCGCCGGGGCGTGGTCGGCATCGCGGCGGGCTCGGCGCGCTATCCGGGGGCGGCCGTGCTCGCGGTGTCGGGCGCGCTGCGCGGCGGTGCGGGCGCGGTGCGGTACGTCGGCCCGGCCGCCGACGCGGTGATCGCACGGTTCCCGGAGACGCTGGTGTCGGATCGGGGGCCGGCGAAGGCCGGGCGCGTGCAGGCGTGGGTGGTCGGGCCGGGCGCCGGGGACGACGCGGCGACGGTCGCCGAGGTGCTGGCGGCGGACGTGCCGGTGCTGATCGACGCCGACGGGCTGCGGCTGGCGGACCGGGAGGCGGTACGGGCGCGGACGGCGCCGACGCTGATGACCCCGCACGCCGGGGAGGCGGCGGCGCTGCTCGGTGTCACCCGCGAGGAGGTCGAGGCGGCCCGGCTGACCTCGGTCCGGGAGCTGGCGGCGCGCTACGAGGCGACCGTGCTGCTGAAGGGGTCCACGACCCTGGTGGCCGGCGCCGGGGGCACCGGCCCGGTCCGGGTGAACCCCACGGGCACGTCCTGGCTGGCCACGGCAGGCAGCGGGGACGTCCTGTCGGGCCTCGCGGGCTCCCTGCTGGCGGCGGGCCTGGCGCCGCTGGACGCGGCGAGCGCGGGGGCGTATCTGCACGGCCTGTCGGGGCGGTTCGCGGCGGACGGCGCCCCGGTGGGCGCCCACGACGTGGCGGAGGGCATCCCGGAGGCGTGGCGGGACGTGGTGGGCTGA
- the rimI gene encoding ribosomal protein S18-alanine N-acetyltransferase, producing MRWWDIDFVLALEKELFPEDAWSRGMFWSELAHSRGAEATRRYVVAEEDGRLVGYAGLASAGDLADVQTIAVARDHWGTGLGGRLLAELLRAATEFECAEVMLECRVDNVRAQRLYERFGFEAIGFRRGYYQPGNVDALVMRLTTAPDSGSASGDDSVQGTEING from the coding sequence ATGCGCTGGTGGGACATCGACTTCGTGCTGGCGCTGGAGAAGGAGCTGTTCCCCGAGGACGCCTGGTCCCGGGGCATGTTCTGGTCCGAACTGGCGCACTCCCGCGGAGCCGAGGCCACCCGCCGCTATGTCGTCGCCGAGGAGGACGGGCGTCTGGTCGGCTACGCCGGGCTGGCCTCCGCCGGCGATCTGGCCGACGTCCAGACCATCGCCGTCGCCCGCGACCACTGGGGGACCGGCCTCGGCGGTCGGCTGCTCGCCGAACTGCTCCGCGCCGCCACCGAGTTCGAGTGCGCCGAGGTGATGCTGGAGTGCCGGGTGGACAACGTCCGCGCCCAGCGGCTCTACGAGCGCTTCGGCTTCGAGGCGATCGGCTTCCGGCGCGGCTACTACCAGCCGGGGAACGTCGACGCCCTGGTGATGCGACTGACCACAGCGCCCGACAGCGGCAGCGCCTCGGGTGACGACTCCGTACAAGGAACTGAGATCAATGGCTGA
- the glmS gene encoding glutamine--fructose-6-phosphate transaminase (isomerizing), which produces MCGIVGYVGSQPALDIVMAGLKRLEYRGYDSAGVAVLADGGLAAGKKAGKLVNLEKELTERPLPTGTTGIGHTRWATHGGPTDANAHPHLDNAGRVAVVHNGIIENFAALRAELTERGHDLASETDTEVVAHLLAEEFSVTADLAEAMRLVCRRLEGAFTLVAVHADEPDVVVGARRNSPLVVGVGEGEAFLASDVAAFIAHTRSAIELGQDQVVELRRDGVRVTGFDGQPADVRSYRVDWDAAAAEKGGYDYFMLKEIAEQPKAVADTLLGRIDAAGSLRLDEVRIGASELREVDKVVIVACGTAFHAGLIAKYAIEHWTRIPCEVELASEFRYRDPIMDQQTLVVAISQSGETMDTLMALRHAREQGARVLAICNTNGSTIPRESDAVLYTHAGPEVAVASTKAFLTQLVACYLVALYLGQVRGTKWGDEIRAVIRDLSQIAGAVDRVLETMEPVRELARSLAAKNTVLFLGRHVGYPVALEGALKLKELAYMHAEGFAAGELKHGPIALIEDDLPVVVVVPSPRGRSVLHDKIVSNIQEIRARGARTIVIAEEGDEAVVPYADHLIRIPATPTLLQPLVATVPLQVFACELATARGNEVDQPRNLAKSVTVE; this is translated from the coding sequence ATGTGCGGAATCGTGGGATACGTGGGGTCGCAGCCGGCGCTCGACATCGTCATGGCCGGACTGAAGCGGCTGGAGTACCGGGGCTACGACTCGGCCGGGGTCGCCGTGCTCGCGGACGGCGGGCTGGCGGCCGGGAAGAAGGCCGGAAAGCTCGTCAACCTGGAGAAGGAGCTGACGGAGCGGCCGCTGCCGACCGGCACCACCGGCATCGGGCACACCCGCTGGGCCACGCACGGCGGCCCCACGGACGCCAACGCCCACCCGCACCTGGACAACGCCGGACGGGTCGCCGTCGTCCACAACGGCATCATCGAGAACTTCGCCGCCCTGCGCGCCGAGCTGACCGAGCGCGGCCACGACCTTGCCTCCGAGACCGACACCGAGGTCGTCGCCCATCTGCTCGCCGAGGAGTTCTCGGTGACGGCCGACCTCGCCGAGGCCATGCGGCTGGTGTGCCGCCGGCTGGAGGGCGCCTTCACCCTGGTCGCCGTGCACGCCGACGAGCCGGACGTCGTCGTGGGCGCCCGGCGCAACTCACCGCTCGTGGTGGGCGTCGGCGAGGGCGAGGCCTTCCTCGCGTCGGACGTCGCCGCGTTCATCGCCCACACCCGCTCGGCGATCGAGCTGGGCCAGGACCAGGTCGTGGAGCTGCGCCGGGACGGGGTGCGGGTCACCGGGTTCGACGGGCAACCCGCCGACGTGCGCTCCTACCGGGTCGACTGGGACGCGGCCGCCGCGGAGAAGGGCGGCTACGACTACTTCATGCTCAAGGAGATCGCCGAGCAGCCCAAGGCGGTCGCCGACACCCTGCTGGGACGCATCGACGCGGCCGGCTCGCTCCGGCTCGACGAGGTGCGGATCGGCGCCTCCGAGCTGCGCGAGGTCGACAAGGTCGTCATCGTCGCCTGCGGTACGGCCTTCCACGCCGGGCTCATCGCCAAGTACGCCATCGAGCACTGGACGCGCATCCCGTGCGAGGTGGAGCTGGCGAGCGAGTTCCGGTACCGGGACCCGATCATGGACCAGCAGACGCTGGTCGTCGCCATCTCCCAGTCCGGCGAGACCATGGACACTCTCATGGCACTGCGGCACGCCCGTGAGCAGGGCGCCCGGGTGCTGGCGATCTGCAACACCAACGGGTCGACGATCCCGCGCGAGTCCGACGCCGTGCTCTACACGCACGCCGGGCCGGAGGTCGCGGTCGCCTCGACGAAGGCGTTCCTGACGCAGCTGGTCGCCTGCTATCTGGTGGCCCTGTACCTGGGGCAGGTGCGGGGCACCAAGTGGGGCGACGAGATCCGCGCGGTCATCCGGGACCTCTCGCAGATCGCCGGCGCGGTCGACCGGGTGCTGGAGACCATGGAACCGGTGCGGGAGCTGGCGCGGAGCCTCGCCGCGAAGAACACGGTGCTGTTCCTCGGCCGGCACGTGGGCTATCCGGTCGCCCTGGAGGGCGCCCTGAAGCTGAAGGAGCTCGCCTACATGCACGCCGAGGGCTTCGCGGCGGGCGAGCTGAAGCACGGCCCGATCGCCCTGATCGAGGACGACCTGCCCGTCGTCGTGGTCGTGCCGTCGCCGCGGGGCCGGTCGGTCCTGCACGACAAGATCGTCTCCAACATCCAGGAGATCCGGGCGCGGGGCGCGCGCACCATCGTCATCGCGGAGGAGGGCGACGAGGCGGTCGTGCCGTACGCCGACCACCTCATCCGCATCCCGGCCACCCCGACCCTGCTTCAGCCGCTGGTGGCCACCGTGCCGCTCCAGGTCTTCGCCTGCGAACTGGCGACGGCCCGCGGCAACGAGGTGGACCAGCCGCGGAACCTGGCGAAGTCGGTGACGGTGGAGTAG
- a CDS encoding L,D-transpeptidase family protein: MISGRIACRSIAVMLAAASLLPVGSASADPEPPAGGPGAELVPGVPLDLLQPAPADTADQALPPKVYEPSAEEDAVEPKDAPDATRDLVEYVTPMDALGGVKCSDEDGPHQREVERWLGRKADGEQSAADCRAIRRFQVKHRIKPAIGFAGPVTWATMRLESARKNPNAAGKCPVRAYRVACVDLDRQIAWVQTGRKVVFQPVSVRSGRKGYGTRAGWHRVYWRHKNHVSTLYNSPMPYAQFFDGGQAFHGVYGSIFTEVGSMGCVNMRLDDARALWKLLRKGDRVYVWGHRTEG; the protein is encoded by the coding sequence ATGATCAGCGGACGTATCGCCTGCCGGAGCATCGCCGTGATGCTCGCGGCGGCCTCCCTGCTGCCCGTCGGCAGCGCCTCGGCGGACCCCGAGCCCCCGGCCGGCGGGCCGGGCGCCGAACTCGTACCGGGTGTCCCCCTCGACTTGCTCCAGCCCGCCCCGGCCGACACCGCGGACCAGGCCCTGCCGCCCAAGGTGTACGAGCCCAGCGCCGAGGAGGACGCCGTCGAGCCGAAGGACGCCCCCGACGCGACACGCGACCTCGTCGAGTACGTCACTCCGATGGACGCCCTCGGCGGCGTGAAGTGCAGCGACGAGGACGGGCCGCACCAGCGGGAGGTCGAGCGGTGGCTGGGGCGGAAGGCGGACGGCGAGCAGTCCGCCGCCGACTGCCGGGCCATCCGCCGCTTCCAGGTCAAGCACAGGATCAAGCCCGCGATCGGCTTCGCGGGACCGGTCACCTGGGCCACCATGCGGCTGGAGTCGGCGCGCAAGAACCCCAACGCCGCCGGGAAGTGCCCCGTGCGGGCGTACCGGGTCGCCTGCGTGGACCTCGACCGGCAGATCGCCTGGGTGCAGACGGGCCGCAAGGTCGTCTTCCAGCCGGTGTCCGTGCGCAGCGGACGCAAGGGCTACGGCACCCGCGCCGGGTGGCACCGCGTCTACTGGCGGCACAAGAACCACGTGTCGACGCTCTACAACAGCCCGATGCCGTACGCGCAGTTCTTCGACGGCGGGCAGGCCTTCCACGGCGTCTACGGCAGCATCTTCACCGAGGTCGGCTCCATGGGCTGCGTGAACATGCGCCTGGACGACGCCCGCGCCCTGTGGAAGCTGCTGAGGAAGGGCGACCGCGTCTACGTGTGGGGCCACCGGACCGAGGGCTGA
- the tsaE gene encoding tRNA (adenosine(37)-N6)-threonylcarbamoyltransferase complex ATPase subunit type 1 TsaE, which produces MEAPAAPHDAGDLQLTVTSPEQMRELGRRLAKLLRAGDLLMLSGELGAGKTTLTRGLGEGLGVRGAVTSPTFVIARVHPSLGDGPPLVHVDAYRLSGGLDEMEDLDLDVSLPESVVVVEWGEGKVEELTEERLQVVIHRAVGDTTDEVRQVTVTGLGERWGAVDLSVLAA; this is translated from the coding sequence ATGGAAGCACCAGCAGCACCGCACGACGCGGGTGATCTTCAGCTGACCGTCACCTCCCCCGAGCAGATGCGCGAGCTCGGCCGCCGGCTCGCCAAGCTGCTGCGCGCCGGCGACCTCCTGATGCTCAGCGGGGAGCTCGGCGCGGGCAAGACCACGCTGACCCGGGGGCTCGGCGAGGGCCTCGGGGTCCGGGGCGCGGTGACGTCCCCGACCTTCGTGATCGCCCGCGTGCACCCGTCGCTCGGCGACGGCCCGCCGCTCGTCCACGTCGACGCCTACCGGCTGTCCGGCGGCCTGGACGAGATGGAGGACCTCGACCTGGACGTATCGCTGCCCGAGTCGGTCGTCGTCGTGGAGTGGGGCGAGGGCAAGGTCGAGGAGCTGACCGAGGAGCGCCTCCAGGTCGTCATCCACCGGGCCGTCGGCGACACCACCGACGAGGTGCGCCAGGTGACGGTGACCGGGCTGGGCGAGCGCTGGGGAGCGGTGGACCTGAGCGTGCTGGCGGCCTGA
- the tsaB gene encoding tRNA (adenosine(37)-N6)-threonylcarbamoyltransferase complex dimerization subunit type 1 TsaB — protein sequence MLLLALDTATPAVTVALHDGTDVIASSSQVDARRHGELLLPAVDRVLAEAGVKLDAVTGVVVGVGPGPYTGLRVGLMTADTFGLVLGVPVHGVCTLDGLAYAAHIEKGPFVVATDARRKEVYWARYADSRTRLTEPAVDRPADIAAEVAGLPAVGAGALLYPDTFPQVHEPEHVSAAALAALAAERLAAGEELPAPRPLYLRRPDAQVPKNYKVVTPK from the coding sequence GTGCTCTTGCTCGCTCTGGATACCGCCACCCCCGCCGTCACCGTCGCACTGCACGACGGCACGGACGTCATCGCCTCCTCGAGCCAGGTGGACGCGCGCCGGCACGGCGAGCTGCTGCTGCCGGCCGTCGACCGGGTCCTCGCCGAGGCCGGTGTGAAGCTGGACGCCGTCACCGGCGTCGTCGTAGGCGTCGGCCCCGGCCCCTACACCGGGCTGCGAGTCGGCCTGATGACCGCCGACACCTTCGGGCTCGTCCTCGGCGTCCCCGTGCACGGCGTGTGCACGCTGGACGGCCTCGCCTACGCCGCCCACATCGAGAAGGGCCCCTTCGTCGTGGCGACGGACGCCCGGCGCAAGGAGGTCTACTGGGCGCGGTACGCCGACTCGCGTACCCGCCTGACCGAACCGGCCGTCGACCGGCCCGCCGACATCGCCGCCGAGGTCGCCGGGCTCCCGGCGGTCGGCGCCGGCGCGCTGCTCTACCCCGACACGTTCCCGCAGGTCCACGAGCCCGAGCATGTGTCGGCCGCCGCCCTGGCGGCCCTGGCCGCCGAGCGGCTGGCCGCCGGGGAGGAACTGCCCGCGCCCCGGCCGCTGTACCTGCGCCGCCCCGACGCCCAGGTCCCCAAGAACTACAAGGTGGTCACCCCCAAGTGA
- the coaA gene encoding type I pantothenate kinase — MPRSAHRQRPEATPYVDLTRSEWSALRDKTPLPLTAEEVEKLRGLGDVIDLDEVRDIYLPLSRLLNLYVGATDGLRGALNTFLGEQGSQSGTPFVIGVAGSVAVGKSTVARLLQALLSRWPEHPRVELVTTDGFLLPTEELQARGLMSRKGFPESYDRRALTRFVADIKAGKDEVTAPVYSHLIYDIVPDKRLTVRRPDILIVEGLNVLQPALPGKDGRTRVGLADYFDFSVYVDARTEDIERWYLHRFKRLRETAFQDPSSYFRKYTQVSEEEALDYARTMWRTINKPNLVENIAPTRGRATLVVRKGADHKVQRLSLRKL, encoded by the coding sequence ATGCCCCGGAGCGCCCACCGGCAGCGGCCGGAGGCGACTCCCTACGTGGACCTCACCCGCTCGGAGTGGAGTGCGCTGCGCGACAAGACCCCGCTGCCGCTCACGGCGGAGGAGGTCGAGAAGCTGCGCGGTCTCGGCGATGTCATCGACCTCGACGAGGTGCGGGACATCTACCTGCCGCTCTCCCGCCTCCTCAACCTCTACGTCGGTGCCACGGACGGTCTGCGCGGCGCGCTGAACACCTTCCTCGGCGAGCAGGGCTCCCAGTCCGGCACACCCTTCGTGATAGGCGTCGCCGGCTCGGTCGCCGTCGGCAAGTCCACGGTGGCCCGTCTGCTGCAGGCGCTGCTGTCGCGCTGGCCCGAGCATCCGCGGGTCGAACTGGTCACCACCGACGGCTTCCTGCTGCCCACCGAGGAACTGCAGGCGCGCGGCCTGATGTCGCGCAAGGGGTTCCCGGAGTCGTACGACCGGCGCGCGCTCACCCGCTTCGTCGCCGACATCAAGGCGGGCAAGGACGAGGTCACCGCCCCCGTCTACTCGCACCTGATCTACGACATCGTCCCGGACAAGCGGCTCACCGTGCGCCGGCCCGACATCCTCATCGTCGAGGGCCTGAACGTCCTCCAGCCCGCCCTCCCGGGCAAGGACGGCCGCACCCGGGTCGGTCTCGCCGACTACTTCGACTTCAGCGTGTACGTCGACGCCCGCACCGAGGACATCGAGCGCTGGTATCTGCACCGCTTCAAGCGGCTGCGCGAGACCGCCTTCCAGGACCCCTCCTCGTACTTCCGCAAGTACACGCAGGTGTCCGAGGAGGAGGCCCTCGACTACGCCCGCACCATGTGGCGGACCATCAACAAGCCGAACCTGGTGGAGAACATCGCCCCCACCCGCGGCCGGGCCACCCTGGTCGTCCGCAAGGGCGCCGACCACAAGGTGCAGCGGCTGAGCCTGCGCAAACTGTGA
- the alr gene encoding alanine racemase, translating into MRETAPQRTAPARARAEIDLAALRANVRTLRGRAPGAALMAVVKADAYGHGALPCARAALEAGATWLGTATPQEALALRAAGIQGVRIMCWLWTPGGPWQEAIEADLDVSVSGMWALREVTEAARRVGTPARVQLKADTGLGRGGCQPGDDWAELVREALRAEADGLIRITGLWSHFACADEPGHPSIAAQLDSFREMTAYAEERGARPEVRHIANSPATLTLPESHFDLVRTGIALYGVSPSPELGSPADLGLRPVMTLSASLALVKQVPGGHGVSYGHHYVTPGETTLGLVPLGYADGIPRHASGAGPVLVGGKWRTVAGRVAMDQFVVDLGGDEPEAGARAVLFGPGDGGEPTAEDWAQAAGTIGYEIVTRIGSRVPRVYVDGTR; encoded by the coding sequence ATGAGAGAGACAGCACCACAGCGGACCGCGCCCGCGCGTGCCCGCGCCGAGATCGACCTGGCCGCCCTGCGGGCCAACGTGCGGACGCTGCGCGGCCGCGCCCCCGGCGCCGCCCTCATGGCCGTCGTCAAGGCGGACGCGTACGGCCACGGGGCGCTGCCCTGCGCCCGCGCCGCGCTGGAGGCCGGGGCGACCTGGCTGGGCACGGCCACCCCGCAGGAGGCGCTCGCGCTGCGCGCCGCCGGCATCCAGGGCGTACGGATCATGTGCTGGCTGTGGACGCCCGGCGGACCCTGGCAGGAGGCGATCGAGGCCGACCTGGACGTCTCCGTGAGCGGGATGTGGGCGCTGCGCGAGGTCACCGAGGCGGCCCGGCGGGTCGGGACACCCGCGCGGGTCCAGCTCAAGGCCGACACCGGCCTCGGGCGGGGCGGCTGCCAGCCCGGGGACGACTGGGCCGAGCTGGTCCGGGAGGCGCTGCGCGCCGAGGCCGACGGGCTGATCCGGATCACCGGGCTGTGGTCGCACTTCGCCTGCGCCGACGAGCCGGGCCACCCCTCCATCGCCGCCCAGCTGGACAGCTTCCGGGAGATGACCGCGTACGCCGAGGAGCGGGGCGCGCGCCCCGAGGTGCGGCACATCGCGAACTCCCCGGCCACGCTCACGCTCCCCGAGAGCCACTTCGACCTGGTGCGCACCGGCATCGCGCTCTACGGCGTCTCACCGAGCCCCGAGCTCGGCAGCCCCGCCGACCTGGGCCTGCGTCCCGTGATGACGCTCTCGGCGTCCCTGGCCCTGGTCAAGCAGGTGCCCGGCGGTCACGGCGTCAGCTACGGGCACCACTACGTCACCCCGGGCGAGACCACCCTCGGCCTCGTCCCGCTCGGCTACGCCGACGGCATCCCGCGGCACGCCTCGGGTGCCGGTCCGGTCCTGGTCGGCGGCAAGTGGCGGACGGTCGCCGGGCGGGTCGCGATGGACCAGTTCGTCGTCGACCTCGGCGGGGACGAGCCCGAGGCGGGCGCCCGGGCCGTGCTGTTCGGCCCCGGTGACGGTGGCGAGCCCACGGCCGAGGACTGGGCGCAGGCCGCGGGGACCATCGGGTACGAGATCGTCACGCGCATCGGATCGCGCGTCCCCCGCGTCTATGTCGACGGGACCCGGTAG
- a CDS encoding GNAT family N-acetyltransferase produces MTITYAWRGDFEDAAVDALHGEAFGHAPTGTEWGARVRRHSLGWVCARRDGRLVGFVNVVWDGGAHAFLLDTMVASDRRGRGVGTELVAVAAEEARSAGCHWLHVDFEEGLRPFYLEACGFRATDAG; encoded by the coding sequence ATGACGATCACGTACGCGTGGCGGGGCGACTTCGAGGACGCGGCCGTCGACGCCCTGCACGGCGAGGCGTTCGGGCACGCTCCGACGGGCACCGAGTGGGGCGCGCGGGTGCGCCGGCACAGCCTCGGCTGGGTCTGCGCGCGGCGGGACGGGCGGCTCGTCGGGTTCGTCAACGTCGTGTGGGACGGCGGTGCGCACGCCTTCCTCCTCGACACGATGGTCGCCTCGGACCGGCGGGGGAGGGGCGTCGGGACCGAGCTCGTGGCCGTCGCCGCCGAGGAGGCCCGCTCGGCGGGCTGCCACTGGCTGCACGTCGACTTCGAAGAGGGGCTGCGGCCCTTCTACCTCGAGGCGTGCGGGTTCCGGGCGACGGACGCGGGCTGA
- a CDS encoding holo-ACP synthase: protein MSIIGVGIDVAEIDRFDAALRRTPGLAERLFLESELLLSGGERRGVASLAARFAAKEALAKALGAPAGLLWTDAEVYVEDSGRPRLRVRGTVAARAAELGVRSWHVSLSHDAGVASAVVIAEG from the coding sequence ATGAGCATCATCGGGGTCGGCATCGACGTGGCCGAGATCGACAGGTTCGACGCGGCGCTGCGCCGCACGCCCGGGCTGGCCGAACGGCTGTTCCTGGAGAGCGAGTTGCTGCTGTCCGGCGGTGAACGCCGGGGCGTCGCCTCGCTCGCCGCGCGCTTCGCCGCCAAGGAGGCCCTCGCGAAGGCGCTCGGCGCGCCGGCGGGCCTGCTGTGGACCGACGCCGAGGTCTACGTCGAGGACAGCGGCCGGCCGCGGCTGCGGGTGCGCGGCACGGTGGCGGCCCGCGCGGCCGAACTCGGCGTGCGGTCCTGGCACGTGTCCCTCAGCCATGACGCGGGGGTCGCCTCGGCGGTCGTGATCGCCGAAGGCTGA
- a CDS encoding alpha/beta fold hydrolase, translating into MSESSAEAAVAAVASASEAAAGWRRATGLAGAAIGVIAAGAAAGVAIERMTVGRGMRQKARLALDSAGPYGSLRGTPGKAYADDGTELYYEVDDVDPESAPALSPRRRRLFGRKAPAPVTVVFSHGYCLNQDSWHFQRAALRGVVRTVHWDQRSHGRSARGVAQTQEGRHVDIEQLGRDLKAVIDAAAPEGPLVLVGHSMGGMTVMALADEYPELIRERVVATALVGTSSGRLGEVNFGLPVAGVNAVRRVLPGVLKALGQRAELVEKGRRATADLFAGIIKRYSFSSRDVDPAIARFAERMIEGTPIDVVAEFYPAFADHDKTEALPLFTDMPVLVLAGVGDLVTPSEHSEAIADLLPEAELVLVPDAGHLVMLEHPEVVTDRLADLLTRAGAVPAGATVSGYGSTSSTARRG; encoded by the coding sequence GTGAGCGAGAGCAGCGCGGAGGCCGCCGTCGCGGCCGTCGCCTCCGCCTCGGAGGCGGCCGCGGGCTGGCGCAGGGCGACCGGTCTCGCCGGCGCGGCGATAGGCGTGATCGCGGCCGGCGCGGCCGCGGGTGTCGCCATAGAGCGGATGACCGTGGGCCGCGGCATGCGGCAGAAGGCACGCCTCGCCCTCGACTCGGCGGGCCCTTACGGCTCGCTGCGCGGCACCCCCGGCAAGGCGTACGCCGACGACGGCACCGAGCTGTACTACGAGGTCGACGACGTCGACCCGGAGTCCGCGCCCGCGCTCAGCCCTCGCAGGCGCCGGCTGTTCGGCCGCAAGGCGCCCGCCCCCGTCACCGTCGTCTTCAGCCACGGCTACTGCCTCAACCAGGACTCCTGGCACTTCCAGCGGGCGGCGCTGCGCGGAGTCGTACGCACGGTGCACTGGGACCAGCGCAGCCACGGGCGGTCGGCGCGCGGCGTCGCCCAGACCCAGGAGGGGCGGCACGTCGACATCGAGCAGCTGGGGCGGGACCTGAAGGCCGTCATCGACGCGGCGGCGCCCGAGGGACCGCTCGTGCTGGTCGGGCACTCCATGGGCGGGATGACCGTGATGGCGCTCGCCGACGAGTACCCGGAGCTGATCCGCGAGCGGGTCGTCGCCACCGCTCTGGTCGGTACGTCGTCCGGGCGGCTCGGCGAGGTCAACTTCGGGTTGCCCGTCGCGGGGGTGAACGCGGTGCGCCGGGTGCTGCCGGGCGTCCTCAAGGCGCTGGGGCAGCGCGCCGAGCTGGTGGAGAAGGGGCGCCGGGCCACCGCCGACCTGTTCGCGGGGATCATCAAGCGGTACTCGTTCTCGTCGCGGGACGTGGACCCGGCGATCGCCCGGTTCGCCGAGCGGATGATCGAGGGCACCCCGATCGACGTGGTCGCCGAGTTCTACCCGGCCTTCGCCGACCACGACAAGACCGAGGCGCTCCCCCTGTTCACCGACATGCCGGTGCTCGTGCTCGCCGGCGTGGGCGACCTGGTCACACCGAGCGAGCACAGCGAGGCCATCGCCGATCTGCTGCCGGAGGCCGAACTGGTTCTGGTGCCGGACGCCGGGCACCTCGTCATGCTGGAGCACCCGGAGGTCGTCACGGACCGCCTCGCGGACCTGCTCACGCGCGCGGGCGCGGTGCCCGCAGGGGCTACGGTTAGTGGCTATGGAAGCACCAGCAGCACCGCACGACGCGGGTGA